Proteins from a single region of Kiritimatiellia bacterium:
- a CDS encoding radical SAM protein translates to MKITLVNPKASPKMPYDGPPLSILAAASMLDRTLHDITLLDWHYKNFKQRIHDACRNSAICGITCMTGYQIGTMLEAARIAKQANPEILVVCGGCHPTLMPEQTLASPLVDMAVLGQGPETFRELIETLAGGHDPAVVKGIGFKQNGNIVLTEPRARQDINRFPQPPYDLLENFENYLVKTSFSERTLYYLSSEGCTGNCRFCGEESLYHRRWQALTTDRVVADIARLKARYNFDGVAIADSNFYVNEKRVAELCRRMIPLKLKWGGTSGRPDQLRKYKDETFALMKQSGLQDIFLGVESASDDTLKLMSKGCLVADTLQVLPRLYAHGIRVQCSFIIGVPGVNIKNDFSETMRFINRLRKTGYVSQFHLFVYTPLPGTRFLDEALRLGYRMPRSLEDWTNYEFHAQNVVPWVPQKYAAFTDAASIYFMFLAGHAGKVIDAVVPKPLRIPAKIAERLMRLISDFRISTACFALPIEYHLIKYVLMNKERFFDDRKLMF, encoded by the coding sequence ATGAAAATCACGCTGGTTAACCCGAAGGCCTCCCCAAAAATGCCCTATGACGGCCCGCCCCTGTCTATTCTCGCGGCGGCCTCCATGCTGGACCGCACGCTGCATGACATCACGTTGCTGGACTGGCACTACAAAAACTTCAAACAGAGAATCCATGACGCCTGCCGTAATTCGGCAATCTGCGGCATTACCTGCATGACCGGTTATCAGATCGGCACGATGCTGGAAGCGGCCCGGATCGCCAAACAGGCCAACCCGGAAATTCTGGTTGTCTGCGGAGGTTGTCATCCCACGCTTATGCCGGAACAAACTCTTGCAAGCCCGTTGGTGGATATGGCGGTGCTGGGCCAGGGCCCGGAAACATTCCGCGAATTGATTGAAACCCTGGCCGGCGGACATGATCCCGCCGTTGTCAAAGGAATTGGGTTCAAGCAAAACGGCAATATCGTGCTGACGGAACCGCGCGCGCGCCAGGACATCAACCGTTTTCCTCAACCGCCGTATGACCTCCTGGAAAATTTTGAAAACTACCTGGTCAAGACAAGCTTCAGCGAGCGGACTCTGTATTACCTGAGTTCAGAAGGCTGCACAGGCAACTGCAGGTTTTGCGGCGAGGAATCGCTCTACCACCGCCGCTGGCAAGCCCTGACGACGGACCGGGTCGTCGCGGATATTGCGCGCTTGAAGGCGCGCTACAACTTTGACGGCGTGGCGATCGCCGACTCCAATTTTTACGTGAACGAGAAAAGAGTTGCGGAGCTTTGCCGAAGGATGATTCCGCTCAAACTGAAGTGGGGCGGGACTTCCGGCCGGCCTGATCAACTCAGGAAATACAAAGACGAGACTTTCGCGCTGATGAAGCAATCCGGGCTGCAGGATATCTTTCTCGGCGTTGAATCGGCCAGCGACGACACGCTTAAATTAATGAGCAAAGGCTGTCTGGTTGCGGACACGCTGCAGGTGCTGCCGCGTCTCTATGCGCACGGCATCCGTGTGCAGTGCTCGTTCATCATCGGCGTGCCGGGAGTGAACATAAAAAATGATTTCAGCGAAACGATGCGATTCATCAACCGGCTGCGCAAGACCGGCTATGTTTCGCAATTTCACCTCTTTGTCTATACCCCCTTGCCGGGGACCCGTTTCCTGGATGAAGCCCTGCGGCTCGGGTACCGGATGCCGCGCAGTCTTGAGGATTGGACTAATTACGAGTTTCACGCGCAAAATGTGGTGCCGTGGGTCCCCCAAAAATACGCCGCCTTCACGGATGCCGCCTCAATTTACTTCATGTTCCTGGCCGGTCACGCCGGCAAGGTCATTGACGCGGTGGTGCCGAAACCGCTGCGGATTCCGGCAAAAATCGCGGAACGGCTCATGCGGCTGATCAGCGATTTCCGCATATCCACCGCCTGCTTCGCGCTGCCAATAGAGTATCACCTCATAAAATACGTGCTGATGAACAAAGAACGTTTCTTTGACGACAGGAAGCTGATGTTCTGA